A genomic stretch from Ureibacillus composti includes:
- a CDS encoding TetR/AcrR family transcriptional regulator — MDKKKLEIIKIAIHLFAENGYHSTSVEEIAKESNMAKGSFYKYYQSKEDLLIDIINTIPLEIKQVLTKVYSKEYNSSLQKLSDLITVCYEKVFVKQIQILMSSCNDGALIKNQNIHDVAKNISTEIDTLLSEFFINLYGVKIKDYVWNLNLLFTSQMVNYLILNRERQVNTNLEDTANFMATSIEILAEGYLERKPKPVIIGKSQIGTDQSGESPLVKGQKIRKILNLMNQTVNNSVHGTKEKEDYMQVIYLLEEELLQKEQNTILIKAYISSLEAIPELVNECKELKCLLEIEQNQDHLSSLLR; from the coding sequence TTGGATAAAAAAAAGCTAGAAATCATTAAAATTGCCATCCACTTGTTTGCAGAAAACGGCTACCATTCCACATCAGTGGAGGAAATAGCTAAAGAAAGTAATATGGCAAAGGGTTCCTTCTATAAGTACTATCAATCTAAAGAAGATTTGTTAATTGATATTATTAATACGATCCCACTAGAAATTAAGCAAGTATTAACAAAGGTTTATAGCAAAGAATACAATTCTTCCCTACAGAAATTAAGTGATTTAATTACCGTTTGTTATGAAAAAGTATTTGTAAAACAAATTCAAATACTAATGTCCTCATGTAATGATGGGGCGTTAATTAAGAATCAAAACATTCACGATGTTGCAAAAAATATTTCAACTGAAATAGATACTCTTTTAAGTGAATTCTTTATCAACCTGTATGGCGTGAAAATTAAGGATTATGTTTGGAATTTAAATCTCTTATTTACAAGTCAAATGGTGAATTATTTAATCTTAAATCGTGAAAGACAAGTAAATACAAATTTAGAAGATACGGCGAACTTTATGGCCACTTCCATCGAGATCTTGGCAGAGGGATATCTAGAAAGAAAACCTAAACCAGTGATAATAGGGAAGTCTCAAATAGGGACGGATCAGTCAGGTGAAAGCCCTCTGGTAAAAGGACAAAAAATACGCAAAATCCTTAATCTGATGAACCAGACTGTAAATAATTCAGTACACGGAACTAAAGAAAAAGAAGATTATATGCAAGTAATCTATTTACTAGAAGAAGAGTTGCTACAAAAAGAGCAAAATACTATCTTAATTAAGGCATATATTTCTTCATTGGAAGCAATTCCAGAACTAGTAAATGAATGTAAAGAACTGAAGTGTTTATTAGAAATCGAGCAAAACCAGGACCATTTATCTAGCTTACTTAGATAA